The Spirosoma foliorum genome has a window encoding:
- a CDS encoding non-ribosomal peptide synthetase — MAESITNVNLIAVDFDPFDGPAIVRLAPATEPQTEIWATCQLGGADASRSFNESVSLRFNGLLDKPALEQAWHALVQRHESLHSAFSADGRQICVFDQLFIDLVYQDCSDKTPAEQEQIIEEYVRQDALYLFDLLNGPLAKVGLIKLSDTAHHFTITAHHIVCDGWSLGIMLQDLSELYSAYTQHKSPALQEAPAYSQYAADQLQFLASGTYQQVEKFWVNQYKESVPVLDLPTDFARPTLRTYKIARRDYPMSGKLGLAVKKMGAKAGCSFVTTLLASFEVFLHRLTGQDDIVVGLPTSGQSATGYLGLVGHCVNLLPLRSFPRPELSFLSFLKQRKEDVLDAYEHQQLTFGSLLKKISIVRDPSRIPLVPVIFNVDMGLDDGVNFHGLDYQLISNPREYGAVDLFLNISGSSATAELVLEWAYNTQLFKESTIDRMMGEFENVLEAVVDNPSILIEDILLADQSEQIRKLTLWNNTQADYPRTSSLQALLDKTAATYPDKTALVFTKGQTLTYRELNERANQIAHAILQTGLGGTKQKAVVGVVLDRSPELVITLLAVLKAGAAYVPIDPDYPHDRVEFMLADSSASVLITAKKYHAAGQTANQTTVILIEEVLAKLDTYSKKAPDVPVTGSDLAYILYTSGSTGRPKGVLIEHHNLVNLLYSMIAWPGITKEDALLAVTTVSFDIAGLELFLPLLVGATLVLADAEMTKDGRALLEAVPAYQVSIIQATPVTYKMMLAAGWEQRLPLKILCCGEPMSKDLAQKLTARCGTLWNMYGPTETTIYSTGKQILASDEIITIGRPIHNTQVYILDEHLNPLPEGSIGEIYLAGEGVARGYLNRPDLTKDKFVPNPFEKSARRMMYRTGDLGKFMPDGEIHCLGRIDQQVKVRGYRIELGEIEHALITQPGVSEAVVVAREERAGDQRLIAYIVNNPPLTNAAFMSQVLIWRTKLQDVLPVYMVPTDFVSLPQLPITPNGKVDRNALPKPASMLTAKGSEAEPVTEAEKLITAIWKEALGLEKIGVDADFFELGGHSMIAVQVMIQLEKETGKRLPLSTLLTYPTIRKLAQVVEADGKPTNWKSLVPIQPEGNKVPIYIIHGIGLNLLNFSSLLSYMDPQQPIYGLQARGLDGIDEPLDDIGEIAAFYVSEVIDQNPEGPYAIAGYSFGGYVALEMARQLKAMGKEVKMLAMFDTNAQESDTNRSMMNWLQRKILRQFPKLIWFTSSLVRQPVATLRYQQVYVERQVDRLLKATGLREKPKPKEGLDLFEQIIEKHESAFEKYTMKPYDGIVDLFKAQVRLYFVDDNKYLGWKKYATKGVRVHNVPGDHELMLLPPNDKAFAEALQRALDNA, encoded by the coding sequence ATGGCGGAAAGCATTACAAACGTAAATCTGATTGCTGTTGACTTTGATCCGTTTGATGGGCCAGCTATTGTGCGACTGGCCCCGGCTACCGAACCCCAAACGGAAATCTGGGCAACCTGCCAATTAGGTGGCGCTGATGCCAGCCGATCATTTAATGAGTCGGTTTCATTGCGATTTAATGGCTTGCTGGATAAACCGGCGCTGGAGCAAGCCTGGCACGCATTAGTACAACGTCACGAGTCGCTACATTCGGCTTTCAGTGCCGATGGGAGGCAAATCTGTGTATTCGACCAGCTTTTTATTGATCTGGTTTATCAGGATTGTTCCGACAAAACGCCTGCCGAACAGGAGCAAATCATTGAGGAATATGTAAGGCAGGATGCCTTGTATCTGTTCGACCTCCTCAATGGTCCTTTGGCAAAAGTTGGCCTGATTAAACTGTCCGATACCGCGCATCATTTCACGATTACAGCCCATCATATCGTGTGTGATGGTTGGTCGCTGGGCATTATGCTCCAGGACTTGAGCGAGCTATATTCTGCCTATACGCAGCATAAGTCGCCAGCGTTGCAGGAAGCTCCCGCCTATAGTCAGTATGCAGCCGATCAGCTTCAATTTTTAGCAAGTGGAACGTATCAGCAGGTAGAGAAATTTTGGGTCAACCAGTACAAAGAATCGGTGCCCGTACTGGATTTGCCGACTGACTTTGCCCGACCTACGTTACGTACCTATAAGATTGCCCGTCGAGATTATCCAATGAGTGGTAAACTGGGGCTGGCGGTCAAAAAAATGGGTGCCAAAGCGGGTTGTAGCTTTGTGACTACCTTATTGGCCAGCTTCGAGGTTTTTCTACATCGACTGACAGGACAGGACGATATTGTTGTTGGTCTCCCAACGTCAGGGCAGTCGGCTACGGGTTATTTGGGTCTGGTTGGTCACTGCGTCAACCTACTACCTCTGCGAAGTTTTCCCCGTCCGGAGCTTAGCTTCCTTTCGTTTTTAAAACAGCGTAAAGAAGATGTACTCGATGCGTATGAGCATCAGCAGCTAACTTTTGGCAGTCTGCTGAAGAAAATATCCATTGTCCGAGACCCTTCTCGTATACCGCTCGTCCCCGTTATTTTTAACGTGGACATGGGGTTGGATGATGGGGTTAACTTTCATGGGCTTGATTATCAGTTAATCAGTAATCCCCGCGAATACGGAGCCGTAGATTTATTCCTTAACATCAGCGGGTCGTCTGCAACGGCTGAATTGGTTCTGGAATGGGCGTATAATACGCAACTGTTCAAGGAGAGTACGATTGACCGGATGATGGGCGAATTTGAAAACGTACTGGAAGCAGTAGTCGACAATCCGTCCATACTCATTGAAGATATTTTACTCGCCGATCAGTCTGAACAGATTCGGAAATTAACGCTCTGGAATAATACGCAGGCAGATTATCCGCGTACCAGTTCGTTGCAGGCATTGCTCGATAAAACAGCAGCAACCTATCCGGATAAAACAGCATTGGTTTTTACGAAAGGCCAAACCTTAACCTATCGCGAACTAAATGAACGGGCCAATCAGATAGCTCACGCCATCCTGCAAACTGGCCTGGGAGGTACGAAGCAGAAAGCTGTAGTGGGCGTTGTGCTGGATCGATCGCCGGAGCTGGTAATTACGCTCTTAGCGGTTCTAAAAGCTGGTGCCGCCTATGTACCAATCGATCCGGATTATCCACACGATCGGGTTGAGTTTATGTTGGCCGATTCATCGGCCAGTGTACTCATTACCGCCAAAAAATACCATGCAGCTGGCCAAACTGCCAATCAGACAACCGTAATTCTGATTGAAGAGGTACTGGCTAAGCTGGATACGTATTCGAAGAAAGCCCCCGACGTGCCCGTTACTGGAAGCGATCTGGCGTATATCCTCTATACATCTGGTTCAACAGGGCGGCCGAAAGGTGTATTGATTGAGCACCATAATCTGGTTAATCTGCTGTACAGCATGATTGCCTGGCCGGGTATCACGAAAGAGGACGCCTTGCTGGCGGTAACGACCGTTTCGTTTGATATTGCGGGCCTTGAGTTGTTCCTGCCTTTATTGGTTGGGGCTACCCTCGTATTGGCCGATGCTGAAATGACGAAAGATGGCCGGGCCTTGCTGGAAGCCGTCCCAGCTTACCAGGTCAGCATTATTCAGGCTACGCCGGTCACGTATAAAATGATGCTGGCTGCTGGTTGGGAACAGCGGTTGCCGCTAAAAATTCTGTGCTGTGGCGAACCCATGTCGAAGGATTTGGCGCAAAAGCTAACCGCACGCTGTGGCACGCTCTGGAATATGTACGGCCCGACGGAAACGACGATTTATTCAACTGGAAAGCAGATTCTAGCCAGTGATGAAATCATTACGATTGGTCGACCGATACACAATACCCAGGTATATATTCTCGACGAACATCTGAACCCTTTGCCGGAAGGGAGTATTGGTGAAATTTATCTCGCGGGTGAAGGCGTAGCGCGGGGATATCTTAATCGACCCGATCTGACGAAAGATAAGTTTGTGCCCAATCCATTTGAGAAATCGGCCAGACGGATGATGTACCGAACGGGCGATTTGGGAAAGTTTATGCCTGATGGCGAAATCCATTGTCTGGGCCGTATTGACCAGCAGGTAAAAGTTAGAGGCTATCGGATTGAGTTGGGCGAAATAGAACATGCCTTAATCACACAGCCGGGTGTAAGTGAAGCGGTAGTTGTGGCTCGTGAAGAACGGGCTGGCGATCAACGATTAATTGCGTATATCGTAAACAACCCGCCACTGACCAACGCTGCCTTTATGAGCCAGGTGCTCATATGGCGAACCAAACTGCAGGATGTGTTGCCGGTATATATGGTTCCGACTGATTTTGTCAGTCTGCCACAATTGCCTATCACGCCGAACGGCAAGGTTGACCGTAATGCACTACCGAAACCTGCCAGTATGTTGACGGCTAAGGGCAGCGAAGCAGAACCCGTTACGGAGGCCGAAAAATTGATTACAGCGATCTGGAAGGAGGCACTTGGCCTCGAAAAAATTGGCGTAGATGCTGACTTTTTTGAGTTAGGCGGGCACTCGATGATTGCCGTGCAGGTAATGATCCAACTCGAAAAAGAGACCGGAAAACGTCTGCCGCTATCGACCTTATTAACGTACCCAACGATTCGAAAACTGGCGCAGGTAGTTGAGGCCGACGGCAAGCCAACCAATTGGAAATCACTGGTTCCCATTCAGCCAGAAGGCAATAAAGTACCGATCTATATTATTCATGGTATTGGGCTTAATCTGTTGAATTTTAGTAGCTTACTGAGCTATATGGACCCTCAGCAACCTATCTACGGATTGCAGGCTCGAGGGTTAGATGGTATCGATGAACCGCTGGACGACATTGGCGAAATTGCTGCCTTTTACGTTAGTGAGGTAATCGACCAAAATCCAGAGGGGCCGTATGCCATTGCTGGCTATTCGTTTGGGGGGTATGTTGCTCTCGAAATGGCCCGCCAACTGAAGGCAATGGGTAAGGAAGTGAAAATGCTTGCCATGTTCGATACCAATGCTCAGGAGTCGGATACGAACCGATCAATGATGAACTGGTTGCAACGGAAAATTCTTCGCCAGTTTCCCAAATTAATTTGGTTTACGAGTTCGTTGGTGCGTCAGCCAGTCGCTACGCTACGCTACCAGCAGGTGTACGTTGAGCGGCAGGTTGACCGATTGCTGAAAGCAACGGGTCTGCGTGAAAAACCAAAGCCGAAAGAAGGTCTTGACTTGTTTGAGCAAATCATTGAAAAGCATGAAAGCGCCTTTGAGAAGTATACCATGAAGCCCTATGATGGCATCGTGGATCTGTTTAAAGCGCAGGTACGGCTTTACTTTGTTGACGATAATAAGTACCTGGGATGGAAAAAATATGCGACGAAAGGCGTTCGTGTGCACAATGTTCCCGGCGATCACGAGTTAATGCTTTTGCCGCCAAACGATAAAGCATTTGCTGAGGCCTTACAGCGAGCGCTGGATAACGCTTAG